The Diadema setosum chromosome 1, eeDiaSeto1, whole genome shotgun sequence genome has a window encoding:
- the LOC140231124 gene encoding peptidase inhibitor R3HDML-like produces the protein MKISLCLLVIVAVSFGRASPVQHGQGQALKPLGPLFRAKLLDSDPLRAKRAARNNGLSEQDQQTILATHNGHRGDVSPSAANMVPLQWDAELAATAQAWADQCTFSHDDSSDRRTDEWWWVGQNIAYGFGYSMTSYIDSWNDEKADYDYASNTCASGAVCGHYTQVVWADTTFIGCGWATCPYNYKGVTYPFDYLVCNYGPGGNFNGNKPYISGSPCSSCPRGYGGGCDSNLCTLG, from the exons ATGAAAATCTCACTGTGTCTTCTCGTGATAGTGGCCGTCTCCTTCGGCCGGGCCAGCCCGGTCCAACACGGCCAGGGCCAGGCACTGAAACCCCTTGGCCCGCTGTTCCGTGCTAAACTCCTCGATTCAGACCCCctgcgagcgaagcgagcagcTAGAAACAACGGTTTGAGCGAGCAAGACCAGCAGACGATACTTGCCACCCACAATGGTCACCGCGGTGACGTGAGCCCTTCTGCTGCCAATATGGTTCCTCTC CAATGGGACGCGGAGCTGGCGGCCACCGCCCAAGCATGGGCCGACCAGTGTACGTTCAGCCACGACGATTCTTCGGACCGGAGAACGGATGAGTGGTGGTGGGTCGGACAGAACATCGCCTACGGTTTCGGCTATAGTATGACCAGCTACATTGACTCGTGGAACGACGAGAAGGCCGACTACGACTACGCATCGAATACGTGCGCTTCTGGTGCTGTATGCGGTCATTATACGCAG GTGGTTTGGGCTGACACGACCTTCATAGGGTGTGGATGGGCCACATGTCCCTACAACTATAAGGGAGTCACGTATCCTTTCGACTACCTCGTTTGCAACTACGGCCCTGG AGGGAACTTCAATGGTAACAAACCCTACATCAGCGGATCGCCTTGCAGTAGCTGCCCCCGGGGCTACGGGGGAGGATGTGACTCAAACTTGTGCACCT tgGGCTAG